Within the Mastacembelus armatus chromosome 10, fMasArm1.2, whole genome shotgun sequence genome, the region CATAAATTTGAATATCTCAGCAGATTACTTCAAAGGTCAAGCTTTCATAAATGAAGTGAGATTTGAATGATACTCCAGGGTTCTGGGGCTCTGCTGGGATCTGCGTGTCCTGATGCTGAGAGTCAGTGAGTAACATCTGGCCGTCAGGGTGACCCTCCAGCTCtgctgtctgcagctgctgctccaagCAGGAGGGTCTACTCACAGGAGGTCGGCTCTCCCAACGAGTGCCAGAAAGGTCACCAGCGGGTTTATAATTTGCAGAAACAGGGCACAGAACCAGCAGTGTGATGTGCATTAATATGCGGAGCACTGTCCGGCAAGTTTATATTATCAGTCATACTCGGATCAGAAGGCATGCCATTTTTTCGTGCCTTGATTTGAAAACAGGTTGACTGCAGAACGTAGCAGTTAAGAATATGTGTGGTGAGGgctttttgtcttcttcttttcaccAGCCGCACAAGGTGATACTTAAACATGGAcaagagctggaggaagagcaggaggagtTGGCCGAGCACCAACCACTAGAGCAGGAAGACCTGAACTTTGAGCGATGGAAGCGCAGGCCGATACCCAAGAGGACGCTCCACCAGAAAATAGACGACTTAAAGAAATACCTGTGGAATGCAGAGACCAACGAATTCATGGGTCGCTCTGGAAAGAGCTGGAGTGAGTTGATGAAGCTTAAGaggttctgttttgtttgagtGTGAGGAGAGGTACTTGGATTACTccaaaaatactttatttttagCTGCATGTGTTCAGCATTTGCAACATTAAGTACATTACAGTTCACTGATCTTAAAGAAGCTTAAGAGCAGATGTGGTGTCTTAATGTCTTTAAAAGATACACTAGTAATAGTTTACGGGGTGAGAAACATCTCTCCAGTTCAGTTGCTCTGCTCGTtgtgctgtgagtgtgtgtctctgtgtgtgtgtgtcctcatgcTTAATGTTTACATAGGTGCATGGACAATTCAGAGTGTCCTGACAAAAACAGACTGCCTGGGGACGTGTCCCCAGCGGGAGTGCGCTGTTCTGGGCCTCGCATTGGCCAGGAATCACATTCCTCTACATCTTACCATGCTCTCCACAGCCTCTTTCCCAAAGCCTCAGCGACCTCATCGTTGAACTTAACATGCTTATGGCCCCTCAGTTGCAGTAAACACGTAGAAAAGATGCTCATGTCTTTTTTCCATAGAGCACACTGCCAAATCGAGCTTTGATGCAGGCAGACTTTTTTGGCAGAAGCCACAGACTGGACGAGTTTGTTGAGTCAATGATGATGGAGCAGGCGCTTGGTATTCTAGTGGTAGTTTCCATGTGACGCTGTTGAGCCCCCCTCCCTCGGTTAGACTGGACACAATAGCAAACATGATCCAACTGAGTGCAGAGAGACTATCCAAGGAAAGTGTGCGTTACTTGCATACGCTGCATCTTGGGCAAGGCTAAGAGCTCATTTCAGCTACATAACCAGTGTGTGCACACTTTGTGGAGGAGTGGGGCCCATGTGCCTGCTGAAGAAAGGCCCAGAGTTGaagtctgtgctgtgtgtcCTGTGAGACGAGTGTGTAACAGGGGACACAATACCAGAGTGGGGTGATTGGGGCTCCTTGGAGCTGGCCGGGCCTCTATGCCTGCAAAAGACCTTCACTACGATGGCAACCGGAGGTTCACAGTGTTCCTGAGTGAAAGGACAGCTGGGAGAATTCTCACTGAGCTCAAACAGAAAGGCCTTTGTGGCTCCGGGGACGCAAGGCTGGCTGCAGCTAGTCCCTGTGAAATTGCCCGCACAGCAAAAGCCATTTAATTTAGGGCACGTTTGGCTTGATTAGTTGCTAATGGTTTGTTAATTGAAAATTACAAAACAATGCTAGTTCTCAgggtttctttttcttttttttttttttttactggattCTTATAGCACCTCAGCACAGTACAAAATTATTGGCATTATTTGCAGGTCCAGGCATAAGAATAGACAGTGTTTTGGTATGAGTAAACAAAGAACTGCCCTGATCAAGGACAGTAGCTGGAGTCGGTGGAAAACCTAAAAATtacataattcattatttttctccaATCAGATCAGAGACATAATCTGTTGAGACTTGTGTAGTGTGTTATGTAAGTTGCTTGTGTGCAAATGCTGCATCAGAAATGTTCACCCTCATAATtccatgtttcatttttgttttaggcCTCATCCTTCTCTTCTACGCTGCACTTTATCTGTTTCTTGCAGCAATGTTTGGAGGCTGCATTTTTTGCCTCATGTGGTCTATTAGTCCCTACCATCCAACCTTCAATGACAGAGTGATGCCACCAGGTAAATGTCTCACACCACTTCTGTCACTTTCCTTCATCTCTGTGCTCGACTGTCTGTCGTTTCCACTTGAGTCAGCACAGTTGACTGTCTCTGGGTCTCCACTGGCAGGTATGACGATGGCCCCACACCTAGAAGGTCACGACATCGCCTTTAATGCCTCTGATCGCAAATCCTGGAAGAAGTACGCCAGGTCTATGGATGAATATCTAAGACGTGAGTCAGTAGGATTGTCGGGGATCATGTTAAATTTGGGTGGTCTGATGAGGTTGATAATTTTCGTTTAAAATGAGGTGGGCATGCAGTTAATCCTCATCTTCACTACCTTTGTCCCCTCTTTCTATTTGGTTcctgcagtgcatgctgggaaggAAGGCCTCTTTGTGGGCAGAGTGCAGCATTCAGCACTCTGCTTTTTTCACACCCCTCTTTTGTCAAGCTTCCTTAATCAGAGGCCTGAGTCTGGCAGGGCATTGCAGTTGCAAAGGTTTATTTATGCTCTCTCCTCTCATTCTTCCTCTTCGCCTTTTTCTCCCTGCTCTTCATTTTCAGCATATAATGATGGCGCTCAGGATAGGAAGAATATTCACTGCACACAGGACCGATACTTCATGCAGGATGACTTGGAGGAGAGTGCAGAGCGGAAAGCATGTCAATTTAAGAGGTCCTGGTTAGGGGAATGTTCGGGGATGCAGGACCCCCACTATGGCTATTCTCAGGGAAAGCCATGCATCCTCCTCCGTATGAATCGGGTAAGACAAATGTCAGCCTCCAAAACCTGTCACATGGCACTTTAAAAACTTCAATCATCTAatgcagcacagaaacaaatgaggGGTCACAAAACAGCAGGTACATGCATTAATGTATTGATAAGGTTTGAGTTGTTTTCTCAGTGACATCTTGTGGCCATTTTGGGGATAGGAGGATATTAACATCTTTCAGTGGTAACATAAAATTACATAGGGGGAAACTATCCTGCTGAACAAGGTGGATAGTGTGGAAGTTTAACGGGtgcaaatcaaaaataaaaacaaaggataTACTATTTTTGTATGACACatgctgtttttacttttcaatAGATTCTTGGTTACTTACCTGGCCAGGGGAAACCAATAAATGTGACTTGTGGAGTCAAGGTACAATAACTATCAACACTTCAAATTTTATGTCAGTCGTAAGCAACACATCTAATAACTGTCATAACTGTTTCATGCAGGTACGAGCAATCAAGAAAATAAACTCTTTCCTCTTTCAGAAAGGACCACCAGATGCCTTGGGAGAAATCCAGTTTTTTCCAAAAAGCATTTTTGAACTGAAATACTACCCATACTATGGGAAGCTCAGACATGTAAGCAAGAGTTTCTTCACTGTGGATAACTGCTGTGATATGCAGcctatttttatttcagtctaaaaaaaaaaaaaaaaaaaaatccctttcaTTTCTTTATCTTCTGCCTCAGGTAAACTACTCTTCACCGGTGGTGGCTGTGCGTTTTGTAGGAATGCAGTACGACACTCACATCCAAGTACAATGCAAACTGAACGGAAAGGGCATCATTAATGATTCACCCACTGACCGCTACCTGGGCAGTGTGACCTTCTCCTTGGAGGTTGGAGCGTAAGGCAAAGATATTTCCAGGAGGATGCTCCTGTGACAATGAGGcaggaaaatgtaaaagaaacaaattgtgtTGAACCATTTTTTCCCATGAAGTATGTCATTTCCCTCTCCTCACCTTTCACTTAAATTTCCACGTCTTCTCCTGTTAAACAAATTCGTCAAAAAGTATTTACtctagtgtttctgttttcatgctgcTGCCACCTGCACCCACAACAAACAGTGCTGAGCACAGGACGAGTGTGTAGAGTGAGTTACAATTCAAATCCTGATATTTTGTAATGATTAGCAAGATTAATCAAACTAAATTACACTCTGCCCAATAGTTAGTATTTCTGGCTATGCAAATCCAATTATGACTTAAAACATTAATAGGTGattagaaatattgttttatcaAGTTAGATTATGGTTTTGTGTGCACATTTTGTGTGACAGTACTAATTTGTTTTGCATTATATTTTTCAAACATGTATATTGTAAGAATTCAAAGTATCATTCAGACACTCAAAGCAGGACTTGTACTGTACTGACACAGTAAAAAAAGACATGACTGCAAATACACTATTACTATATTTTTGTTGAATAGAGCAGAATTATACATTTATGATAAAGTATCAAACGCCTCTTCTTGCCTTCTTTTGTAAAGACATTtgcttttgaaaatgaaatactaTACAAGACTGATCAATAAAGAGACATACTGTGCCGTGGAATAGTTTGTCAAATGTCTGtaccattttaaaaagtataacaGTTTTGTGATAATATTAATCCTGCTTGAACTGTGCTACTAAACCTGGCCTCCATGTTGTATTTATTCCTATTATAGTtcctaaaataaatacaatgttCTGGTATGCACTGTAAGTTTTCCTTCCACATGGGACTATTACATCAACTTtgtatcatgtttttttaaaaaacaaacaaaaaaaaaacaaacacactgaaagtcACCATCACAGAAATGATAGGGGTGCAAAACAACTTATTCATGCATAACCCATATGACTTATAACATATTTTAAGGAAAAGAATGCAtttattttgcacatatttTAATCTAGTCTCAGTGATAAGTGAAGGCTGCATTGCTTGCTGTGACCTCTGGGTCAACCTGTCTGCATACATGCCAGTGATAGCTGGAGAGTCATGCTGTGTACCATCACAGTTTATAAAAAGCATGTTGACCAAAGTTGAACAGAGCCATCGTAGCAGTTCACTCAGCAGCGTGAACGTTTACAACGTTTACATGTGCTCCTGTTGTGCAGCGTCACAAACGCATAACAAAGACTTAAAACAATGACAGTgatacaaaacaagaaaactttatttaattttttcccCACTTGTGTTAAACAAGCTTATGTCACATTCTTCATCAGATGGAGACAAACTAGCAAGCAACTCAGGTGCACAACAGAAAGGCACAAGACTGTCGGGGAGTGTGACTGAATGAGGATCACGTAAATCAAAGCATGATGTAAAGACATGTTACTCATGTTCTTGATAATTAAATTGCTTATGCTATTGATGTTACTGTACTGTCACACAGAAATTTTACTATAACCAACCTTGTTGTTAAATTCAGCAAATGAATGGACATCCAGTCAGGTTTATACTGGCGATCAATgtagatttaaatttaaaccaGATCTGAGACTCACAAATCCGAGAAATCAGGCAGGATTATAAGGGAACAACACTAGAATTAATTCACCAAACACTAAAATTTAATAGTTATAAgtgtaaataaaataagtgtCCTGACATGagtgacagaaacatgaaaacctAGCATCACATATATCCAAAAAACCTGGTCCCAATGCTGGTAAAGTGTCTCAGTAAGTTAGTATCCCTTTCATCAAGCTACAATTAA harbors:
- the atp1b4 gene encoding protein ATP1B4 → MESGTVEGGAEETLLKNHPPSPPHKVILKHGQELEEEQEELAEHQPLEQEDLNFERWKRRPIPKRTLHQKIDDLKKYLWNAETNEFMGRSGKSWSLILLFYAALYLFLAAMFGGCIFCLMWSISPYHPTFNDRVMPPGMTMAPHLEGHDIAFNASDRKSWKKYARSMDEYLRPYNDGAQDRKNIHCTQDRYFMQDDLEESAERKACQFKRSWLGECSGMQDPHYGYSQGKPCILLRMNRILGYLPGQGKPINVTCGVKKGPPDALGEIQFFPKSIFELKYYPYYGKLRHVNYSSPVVAVRFVGMQYDTHIQVQCKLNGKGIINDSPTDRYLGSVTFSLEVGA